The following are encoded together in the Gemmatimonadaceae bacterium genome:
- a CDS encoding dipeptidase, translating to MVPADLDQFFTKNEARIRNELFELLRIPSVSARSEHNEDTARAAEWVARSMRDAGLKAAVHPTAGHPVVVGEWRGAGPDTPTVLAYGHYDVQPAEPLELWESPPFEPTVRSGKIFARGSVDDKGQLFLHVKALEALLRTRGTLPVNVVVLAEGEEEVGSEHLPDFVESNADLLRADAVVISDSSMFAPGLPSILSSLRGLAYFQIDVQGPSTDLHSGSYGGAVVNPAMALARILATMHDSKGHIAIDGFYDKVIDWGDAARRKIRTLPFDEGHFRDETGAPALGGEAGFSVLERLWMRPTCEVNGLLSGYTGEGAKTVLPAKAMAKVSCRLVPDQDPLEIERLMRAHVERVAPKEVKVTVIHLHGGRPWRANLDGPLFDAARRALAAAFGREPVITGEGGSIPVVGDFQRILNTPVLLMGFGLPGENAHAPNEWMSEENFTRGLRAVAMLYQELGEAMG from the coding sequence ATGGTTCCCGCCGATTTGGATCAGTTCTTCACGAAGAACGAAGCACGCATACGGAACGAGCTCTTCGAGCTGCTGCGGATTCCCAGCGTCAGCGCGCGCTCGGAGCATAACGAGGATACCGCACGAGCCGCCGAGTGGGTGGCTCGAAGCATGCGCGACGCAGGATTGAAGGCCGCCGTGCATCCGACGGCAGGGCATCCCGTCGTCGTCGGCGAATGGCGCGGCGCCGGACCCGACACGCCGACGGTCCTCGCCTACGGCCACTACGATGTACAGCCGGCGGAGCCGCTCGAGCTCTGGGAAAGCCCTCCGTTCGAGCCCACGGTTCGGTCGGGAAAGATCTTCGCGCGCGGATCCGTCGACGACAAAGGACAACTCTTCCTGCACGTCAAGGCGCTCGAAGCGTTATTGCGCACTCGCGGGACGTTGCCCGTGAACGTCGTGGTTCTCGCGGAGGGGGAGGAGGAAGTCGGCAGCGAGCATCTCCCGGACTTCGTCGAATCGAACGCCGATCTGCTGCGCGCCGACGCCGTCGTCATCTCCGATTCATCGATGTTCGCGCCGGGGCTTCCGTCGATTCTCTCATCGCTTCGCGGTCTCGCCTACTTTCAGATCGACGTCCAGGGCCCGTCGACCGATCTCCACTCCGGCAGCTACGGCGGTGCGGTCGTGAATCCGGCGATGGCGCTCGCGCGCATTCTCGCGACGATGCACGACAGCAAGGGCCATATTGCGATCGACGGCTTCTACGACAAGGTCATCGATTGGGGTGATGCCGCGCGCCGCAAGATTCGCACGCTTCCCTTCGACGAAGGACATTTCCGGGATGAGACAGGTGCGCCGGCGTTAGGCGGCGAGGCGGGATTCTCGGTCCTCGAGCGCCTGTGGATGCGACCGACGTGTGAAGTCAACGGGTTACTGAGCGGCTATACGGGAGAGGGCGCGAAGACCGTGCTGCCGGCGAAGGCAATGGCGAAGGTGAGCTGCCGGCTCGTGCCCGATCAGGATCCGCTGGAGATCGAGCGATTGATGCGCGCGCACGTCGAGCGCGTGGCGCCGAAGGAAGTGAAGGTCACGGTGATCCATCTTCACGGGGGACGACCCTGGCGAGCGAATCTGGATGGTCCGCTCTTCGACGCCGCGCGACGTGCTCTCGCTGCCGCCTTCGGCCGCGAGCCGGTGATCACTGGCGAAGGAGGCTCGATTCCCGTCGTCGGCGATTTTCAGCGTATCCTCAACACCCCAG
- a CDS encoding TetR/AcrR family transcriptional regulator has product MTIPRFRPPQQTRSQETLDRILDAAERVLEEKSFTEATLAEIMDRAGVTVGAFYRRFPDKDALLHLLDERFFKQMKERADELLDPEHWRGASVSQILTEFARTAVAVYAAKRGVARSVFLRARVDPVLQATGRQVNAQNIERLRALLLDPSRRAEVTHPDPERAIALGFMMFFGALRETTVFGEVWPEHRQLIGPNLGDEMARLYLSYLGVRDEKHESARQ; this is encoded by the coding sequence ATGACAATTCCGAGATTCCGACCTCCGCAGCAGACGCGCAGTCAGGAGACGCTCGACCGGATTCTCGACGCTGCGGAGCGCGTGCTCGAGGAAAAGAGCTTCACCGAGGCAACGCTCGCCGAGATCATGGACCGCGCGGGAGTCACGGTCGGCGCCTTCTATCGGCGCTTTCCCGACAAAGACGCGCTGCTGCATCTACTCGACGAACGCTTCTTCAAGCAGATGAAGGAGCGGGCCGACGAACTACTCGACCCCGAGCATTGGCGCGGCGCGTCAGTTTCGCAAATTCTCACCGAGTTCGCGCGCACCGCCGTGGCGGTGTATGCCGCCAAGCGCGGCGTTGCGAGGAGCGTCTTTCTGCGGGCGCGCGTCGATCCGGTCCTTCAGGCGACGGGTCGCCAGGTCAACGCCCAGAACATCGAACGGCTCCGTGCGCTCCTGCTCGATCCCAGTCGACGAGCGGAAGTGACGCATCCCGATCCCGAACGCGCCATCGCACTCGGCTTCATGATGTTCTTCGGCGCCTTACGAGAGACGACCGTCTTCGGCGAGGTCTGGCCTGAACACCGACAGTTGATCGGACCAAATCTGGGAGATGAGATGGCGCGCCTGTATCTCTCCTACCTCGGTGTGCGCGATGAGAAGCACGAGAGCGCTAGACAGTGA
- a CDS encoding glycosyltransferase family 39 protein has translation MGGRVDGKPNNGMATATPAQTSRLTGVRDPLGLTSRRTLIIGVLVAGAVVRLVFAGLIPLFGDEAYYWEWSRRLAAGYFDHPPGIPILIRGGTALLGTTALGVRLLPVLAGFVAALACAGIARQIGDEDSALRGAAIITCMPLAAAGLVLATPDSPLLATSAVGMYTLVRALQAPRASRASLGWWIATGIALGFAFSSKYTSILMPIGVTLAVLSRASLRQRLRDSGPYVACVVATIVFLPVLLWNASHEWASFGFQIHHGLAAPTHRDVFAPLKRLGDMIGGQAGLVSPILFVLLGLAVVRGLRRSVSDVTYVLAVVTAFTFLFFCYSATRQRVEANWPAPAYIAAIPLLAALPMSPVLVKWFRAGLWLAMAVSALVYLHAAFEILPIPPRKDPVARSAGWHELAAAASLIAQQTASGSRGRTWLAADRYMDAAELAFYTPNHVTTFSLNLGGRSNQYDLWPGFAETARAGDNLVVALDETVDTHPIVAQLAPFFRTIGRDSLVDMRNRHGLVTQRRLWILRGWTGGWPARR, from the coding sequence GTGGGCGGTCGTGTTGACGGCAAGCCTAACAACGGCATGGCGACGGCGACACCGGCTCAGACGAGTCGTTTGACGGGCGTTCGCGACCCCCTGGGTCTGACATCCCGGCGAACACTCATCATCGGCGTGCTCGTCGCCGGTGCCGTCGTCCGTCTCGTCTTCGCCGGTCTGATTCCGCTTTTCGGAGACGAAGCCTACTACTGGGAATGGTCGCGTCGCCTCGCCGCCGGATATTTCGATCATCCGCCTGGGATTCCGATCCTGATTCGCGGCGGCACGGCACTACTCGGTACTACCGCGTTAGGCGTGCGGCTTTTGCCAGTACTTGCGGGTTTTGTCGCCGCCCTCGCGTGCGCAGGAATCGCGCGGCAAATCGGGGACGAGGATTCCGCGCTCCGCGGCGCTGCAATCATAACGTGTATGCCACTCGCTGCGGCTGGTCTCGTCCTCGCCACGCCGGACTCGCCGCTCCTCGCGACGAGCGCCGTTGGCATGTACACGCTCGTACGCGCACTCCAGGCCCCACGGGCATCCCGAGCGTCGCTCGGCTGGTGGATCGCGACAGGAATCGCTCTCGGCTTCGCGTTCAGCTCGAAGTACACGTCGATTCTCATGCCGATCGGTGTCACGCTGGCTGTTCTGTCTCGCGCGAGCTTGCGTCAGCGATTGCGCGATTCAGGACCGTACGTCGCCTGCGTCGTCGCTACGATTGTGTTTCTTCCCGTGCTGCTCTGGAACGCGAGTCACGAGTGGGCGTCGTTCGGGTTTCAGATCCATCATGGCTTGGCGGCGCCCACCCATCGCGACGTATTCGCGCCACTCAAGCGTCTCGGCGACATGATCGGCGGTCAGGCCGGACTCGTCTCGCCGATTCTCTTCGTGCTGCTTGGCTTGGCCGTTGTCCGCGGGCTGCGCCGCTCGGTGTCTGATGTGACGTATGTACTCGCGGTCGTGACAGCGTTCACCTTCCTGTTCTTCTGCTACAGTGCAACGCGTCAACGGGTCGAGGCGAACTGGCCTGCACCCGCTTACATCGCAGCCATTCCCCTTCTCGCCGCATTGCCGATGTCGCCAGTGCTGGTGAAATGGTTCCGGGCGGGTTTGTGGCTTGCTATGGCCGTTTCAGCACTGGTTTACCTCCACGCCGCGTTCGAGATCCTTCCCATTCCTCCGCGAAAGGATCCGGTAGCGCGTTCGGCGGGCTGGCACGAGCTCGCCGCTGCGGCCTCGCTCATTGCGCAGCAGACTGCATCCGGGTCACGAGGTCGCACATGGCTTGCCGCGGACCGCTACATGGATGCCGCCGAGCTTGCGTTCTACACACCAAACCATGTGACCACGTTCTCGCTGAATCTTGGCGGGCGGAGCAACCAGTACGATCTGTGGCCGGGCTTCGCCGAGACGGCGCGCGCGGGAGACAATCTCGTCGTCGCACTCGACGAGACCGTGGACACGCATCCGATCGTGGCGCAGCTTGCACCATTCTTTCGCACCATCGGCCGCGACAGCCTTGTAGATATGCGAAACCGCCACGGCCTGGTGACGCAGCGTCGTCTCTGGATCCTGCGAGGGTGGACGGGGGGTTGGCCGGCACGCAGATAG
- a CDS encoding thioredoxin domain-containing protein, with protein sequence MANRLANETSPYLLQHAGNPVDWYPWGDDALLRARTEDKPILLSVGYAACHWCHVMEHESFEDEATASLMNEKFINIKVDREERPDIDGIYMQAVQAMTGHGGWPMTVFLTPEGLPFYAGTYFPADDRHGLPSFRRVISAVGEAYQNRRGDVERTTTQLRQFFASTTHPTRSTGALTSLLLERAYRELARDYDLRNGGFGGAPKFPQAMALDSLLRYWARTRTSLALTIAQESFRAMARGGIFDQLGGGFARYAVDQAWLVPHFEKMLYDNALLARLGTHLWQATKDAEIRRVVEETLDWALREMAAPDGGFFSSLDADSEGHEGKFYVWSVEEVSALLGAEAALAIEYWGVTAGGNFEGKSILHVPNEPRVVAARNGITVDELRARIASAAHTLLAARASRVRPGCDDKTLASWNGLMLRALAEAARAFDRMSYRAEAIRHGEYLFGLLVRDGRVFRTAKHGRAKISGFLEDYAALGLAALSLYELTFDETWLTRAHTLAESAVRWFWDDDTGAFFDTASDHESLVTRPRDVTDNATPSGTSLAAELLARLADLLQDESMRRRATYVLETIAEPMVRQPAAFGHALGVADQLVRGAIELAIVGDPAADDFRSLNRAAAERYVPSLVLAGGPVRDTETIPLLADRTAAGGRATAYVCRHYTCDAPVTDAEALSAQLEAAASA encoded by the coding sequence ATGGCAAATCGGCTTGCAAACGAAACCAGTCCATATCTGCTGCAGCACGCCGGGAATCCCGTGGACTGGTATCCGTGGGGCGACGACGCGCTGCTTCGCGCACGGACTGAGGACAAACCGATTCTGCTCAGCGTGGGCTACGCCGCCTGCCATTGGTGCCACGTCATGGAGCACGAGTCCTTCGAGGACGAGGCAACGGCCAGTTTGATGAATGAGAAGTTCATCAACATCAAGGTCGATCGCGAGGAGAGGCCGGACATCGACGGCATCTACATGCAAGCGGTGCAGGCCATGACCGGCCACGGCGGGTGGCCGATGACGGTATTTCTCACACCCGAGGGACTGCCGTTTTATGCCGGCACCTACTTTCCGGCCGACGACCGTCACGGCCTGCCCTCCTTCAGGCGCGTGATTTCAGCGGTGGGCGAGGCATATCAGAATCGCCGAGGAGACGTCGAGCGCACGACGACGCAGCTGCGTCAGTTCTTCGCGTCAACCACGCATCCGACGCGCAGCACGGGCGCTCTCACCTCTCTTTTGCTCGAGCGCGCCTATCGCGAGCTGGCCCGGGACTACGACCTGCGCAACGGCGGCTTCGGCGGCGCGCCGAAGTTCCCGCAGGCCATGGCACTCGATTCCCTCCTTCGTTATTGGGCTCGGACGCGTACCTCGCTCGCCCTCACGATTGCACAGGAGTCGTTTCGTGCAATGGCGCGCGGGGGCATCTTCGACCAATTGGGTGGCGGCTTCGCTCGTTATGCAGTGGACCAGGCGTGGCTCGTTCCCCATTTCGAGAAGATGCTGTACGACAACGCGCTGCTTGCCCGACTCGGAACACATCTCTGGCAGGCCACCAAGGATGCCGAGATCCGACGCGTTGTCGAGGAGACCCTCGATTGGGCGTTGCGCGAGATGGCTGCTCCAGACGGTGGATTCTTCTCGTCGCTGGACGCGGACAGTGAAGGCCACGAAGGCAAGTTCTACGTTTGGTCGGTCGAGGAAGTCAGCGCGTTGCTCGGTGCCGAAGCGGCCCTGGCGATCGAGTACTGGGGAGTAACCGCCGGCGGGAACTTCGAGGGGAAGAGCATTCTCCACGTACCTAACGAGCCAAGGGTCGTGGCCGCCCGTAACGGGATTACCGTCGACGAACTTCGCGCCCGCATCGCGAGTGCGGCCCACACGCTTCTGGCTGCGCGCGCATCGCGTGTTCGTCCTGGCTGCGACGACAAAACGCTCGCGTCATGGAACGGGCTGATGCTACGCGCCCTCGCCGAAGCCGCGCGCGCCTTCGACCGGATGTCGTACCGTGCCGAAGCGATTCGACACGGCGAGTATCTCTTCGGCTTGCTCGTACGCGACGGCCGCGTGTTTCGAACGGCGAAGCACGGCCGAGCGAAGATTTCCGGGTTTCTCGAGGATTATGCCGCGCTCGGCCTCGCGGCGCTCTCTCTCTACGAGCTCACCTTCGACGAGACCTGGCTCACCCGCGCGCACACTCTTGCCGAATCCGCGGTGCGCTGGTTCTGGGACGACGACACCGGCGCTTTCTTCGATACTGCCAGCGATCACGAGTCCCTCGTGACGCGCCCGCGCGACGTGACCGACAATGCAACGCCTTCGGGAACGTCGCTCGCCGCCGAGCTGCTCGCACGGCTCGCCGATCTGTTGCAAGACGAGTCGATGCGCCGCCGGGCGACGTATGTGCTCGAGACGATCGCCGAGCCTATGGTGCGGCAGCCGGCCGCCTTCGGACACGCATTAGGCGTCGCCGACCAGCTCGTCCGCGGCGCGATCGAGCTGGCGATCGTCGGTGATCCGGCGGCCGACGACTTCCGGTCGCTGAACCGCGCCGCGGCGGAGCGATACGTCCCGTCACTCGTCCTCGCGGGTGGACCGGTGCGCGACACCGAGACGATTCCGCTTCTCGCCGACCGGACGGCTGCGGGGGGACGCGCGACCGCCTACGTCTGCCGCCACTACACATGCGACGCGCCCGTGACGGACGCCGAGGCACTCTCGGCGCAGCTCGAAGCCGCCGCGAGCGCCTAA
- a CDS encoding Hpt domain-containing protein — MADPVDRTHLERLATRFGSHFLLQIIDLFIVQGRDRIAAAEEGIASGNAAAIIAAAHALKSSAGNLGAGPLGKCADAIERRGSAGASVDVLAPMVPSLQDAFVAACTVLEAARADVARRTA; from the coding sequence ATGGCCGATCCAGTCGATCGAACACATCTCGAGCGGCTTGCCACTCGCTTCGGTTCGCATTTCCTGCTTCAGATCATCGATCTCTTCATCGTTCAGGGGCGGGATCGAATCGCGGCGGCCGAAGAGGGGATCGCGAGCGGGAATGCGGCGGCGATTATCGCCGCCGCGCACGCGCTCAAGTCGAGCGCGGGCAATCTTGGCGCCGGTCCGTTAGGCAAGTGCGCCGACGCGATCGAGCGGCGTGGCTCGGCTGGCGCGTCGGTCGACGTGCTGGCGCCGATGGTACCGTCGCTCCAGGACGCATTCGTTGCCGCATGTACCGTCCTCGAGGCCGCGAGGGCCGACGTCGCGCGCCGGACCGCGTGA
- a CDS encoding response regulator transcription factor, which yields MSVLTQQGNILIVEDNPDLAYGLRTGLEIEGYEVAVAEDGETGLARAKQWLPDLVILDLMLPGMDGYRVLRSLRDDGLEMPVLILTARGQEADKVLGFRLGADDYVTKPCGVLELLARVGALLRRSRMSDRAVHAGSETVERFGDVEINPASRTVTKAGQLVALSPKEFDLLLTLVRRRGAVASRVELLREVWGHRVEVMTRTVDIHIAELRRKLEDDPSAPRHILTVWKAGYRLEP from the coding sequence ATGTCGGTGCTGACGCAGCAGGGGAATATCCTCATCGTCGAGGACAATCCCGATCTCGCCTACGGTCTTCGCACCGGACTCGAGATCGAGGGCTACGAGGTGGCGGTCGCCGAGGATGGCGAGACCGGACTCGCGAGGGCGAAGCAGTGGCTTCCAGATCTCGTGATTCTCGATCTCATGCTGCCGGGGATGGACGGCTATCGCGTGCTACGAAGTCTGCGTGACGACGGCCTCGAGATGCCGGTGCTCATCCTCACAGCGCGCGGTCAGGAAGCGGATAAGGTTCTTGGCTTCCGGCTCGGCGCCGACGACTATGTCACGAAGCCGTGCGGTGTGCTCGAACTACTCGCGCGCGTGGGTGCGTTGCTTCGTCGTTCGCGCATGTCGGATCGGGCGGTACACGCCGGAAGTGAGACGGTCGAGCGGTTTGGGGACGTGGAGATCAACCCGGCGTCGCGCACGGTGACGAAAGCCGGGCAGCTCGTCGCGCTGAGCCCAAAGGAGTTCGACCTGTTGCTGACGCTGGTCCGGAGAAGGGGAGCGGTGGCGTCGCGTGTCGAGTTGTTACGGGAGGTCTGGGGACACCGAGTTGAAGTCATGACCCGAACGGTGGACATTCATATTGCCGAGCTGCGTCGGAAGCTCGAAGACGATCCGTCGGCGCCGCGGCATATTCTCACGGTCTGGAAGGCTGGATACCGGCTCGAGCCATGA
- a CDS encoding HAMP domain-containing sensor histidine kinase, translated as MRAHGSSSRSFGTIVLLGVALVLVGVLVYQAQDAARSQQRIAESTLDDYASFADWQLTQQAKGSVLSTVITSLSAQASRFDPEAPEKTIVSPEQSEADARAITEPWCRCLGGVHYFFRYDWSDGTFRTTANDLPDAAIAWARDTLVSYAKTLAPIAGPRPTTFGSPDSRLGALRPLAAVVTSDAYGMIFAGAKRVRATGDTSVPQLLVFVVVREPKAGHPVMIYGYATDPRTYLSPTLSLIHRRSALLPPSLLRDTAPDSILSILVTTIDGSEIYRSPGYFPSSYRAADTLESNFGRLVMHVGLRPELASQLIVGGLPRSRLPLLAGVFLLTAGLLGVAWRQLHRQQELARLRTEFVSGVSHELRTPLAQIRWFAELLHLGKLRSDDERARSAGIIDQEARRLTYLVENVLNFSRGEKGANRITPASLDLDTELRDAVEMFTPLVRSRRTLVRLGPATGLTVKADRDALRQIVLNLLDNAAKYGPAGQTISVGSAAVPASEGARVRFWVEDQGPGIPIADRDRVWEPYVRLGRDVESATGGSGIGLSVVRELVALHGGETWIEAAGAGGGARVVVELPARLDMPSTVSTPEPASTSEHAPAISEQ; from the coding sequence ATGCGCGCCCACGGCTCTTCTTCCCGCTCCTTCGGCACAATTGTCCTTCTCGGCGTCGCGCTCGTTCTCGTCGGCGTTCTCGTGTACCAGGCACAGGATGCCGCGCGATCGCAGCAGCGCATCGCCGAGTCGACGCTCGACGACTACGCGTCATTTGCCGACTGGCAGCTGACGCAGCAGGCGAAGGGCAGCGTGCTGTCGACGGTCATCACGTCGCTCAGCGCGCAAGCCTCACGCTTCGATCCCGAGGCGCCGGAGAAGACGATCGTGTCGCCCGAGCAATCGGAGGCGGACGCGCGCGCCATCACCGAACCGTGGTGTCGGTGCCTCGGCGGTGTTCATTATTTCTTCCGCTACGACTGGTCGGACGGAACGTTCAGAACGACGGCCAACGATCTGCCGGACGCCGCGATCGCATGGGCTCGCGACACGCTCGTCAGCTACGCGAAAACGTTGGCGCCGATAGCTGGTCCGCGCCCAACGACGTTCGGTTCGCCCGACTCCCGGTTGGGCGCGCTGCGGCCGTTGGCTGCGGTGGTGACGAGCGACGCCTATGGGATGATCTTCGCCGGCGCCAAGCGCGTGCGCGCGACAGGCGATACGTCGGTGCCGCAGCTGCTCGTCTTCGTTGTGGTGCGTGAGCCGAAGGCCGGGCACCCAGTCATGATCTACGGATACGCGACCGACCCGCGCACGTACCTCAGTCCGACGCTCAGCTTGATTCATCGCCGGAGCGCGCTGCTTCCCCCGTCACTGCTGCGCGATACGGCGCCTGATTCGATTCTCTCGATTTTGGTGACGACGATCGATGGCAGCGAGATCTATCGATCGCCGGGATACTTCCCGTCGAGCTATCGTGCGGCCGACACTCTCGAGTCCAACTTTGGTCGACTCGTTATGCATGTCGGTTTGCGTCCGGAGTTGGCATCGCAGTTGATCGTCGGCGGCCTGCCGCGATCACGCTTGCCGCTTCTTGCCGGCGTCTTCCTGCTCACCGCGGGCCTGCTCGGCGTGGCTTGGCGACAGCTCCATCGGCAGCAGGAATTGGCTCGACTCAGAACGGAGTTCGTTTCTGGTGTGTCGCACGAGTTGCGCACGCCGCTGGCGCAGATTCGCTGGTTCGCCGAACTGTTACACCTCGGTAAGCTCCGCTCCGATGACGAGCGCGCCCGGTCCGCGGGCATCATCGATCAGGAAGCGCGGCGGCTGACGTACCTCGTCGAGAATGTGCTCAACTTCTCGCGCGGCGAGAAAGGCGCGAATCGCATCACGCCGGCATCGCTCGATCTCGACACCGAGCTGCGCGACGCGGTGGAGATGTTCACACCGCTCGTCCGGTCGCGCCGCACGTTGGTGCGTCTCGGTCCCGCGACTGGTCTTACGGTGAAGGCCGATCGCGATGCGTTGCGACAGATCGTTCTCAACTTGCTCGACAACGCGGCCAAGTATGGTCCCGCCGGCCAAACCATCTCCGTCGGGAGTGCGGCCGTGCCGGCAAGCGAGGGCGCGCGGGTTCGATTTTGGGTCGAGGACCAGGGTCCGGGCATCCCCATCGCCGATCGTGATCGCGTGTGGGAGCCATACGTGCGGCTCGGTCGCGACGTCGAATCAGCGACGGGTGGCAGTGGGATCGGACTCTCCGTCGTGCGCGAGCTTGTCGCACTTCACGGCGGCGAAACGTGGATCGAGGCTGCCGGTGCGGGCGGCGGCGCGCGTGTGGTGGTGGAACTGCCGGCGCGCCTCGACATGCCATCGACTGTGTCGACGCCGGAGCCGGCATCGACGAGCGAGCACGCTCCCGCCATAAGCGAACAGTAA
- a CDS encoding acyl-CoA dehydrogenase family protein, which yields MPSFVRGIFAGALHDELLFPYPPPLERRDPGEARVVRRLIDDLRGMQRSGLIDSARFDEEETIGEDVVRALARTGFLGLTISKEYGGLGLSSTGYARVFGELSRTDASLAVLVGVHCGLGSKAIVLFGNPEQKARYLPMLARGETLAAYALTEPDTGSDAQHIKTAARLTDDGSHWTLNGRKLWIGNGHRAGVIVTFAQTEVERGGKVVSRPTAFIIRPDMPGFHVERIIRKMGIRGSTQAELVYGDLRVPTDHVLGVVGKGFGVAVHVLNGGRLSLAAGCTAGTKQVAIEMASFAENRVQFGRPIADFEITQRKLARIASDIYAADAMLGILTQLASAKPGSEADDWSLEAACCKVFTSDMIWRSADDLVQIAGGRGFVKPYPYERWLRDSRINRIFEGTNEILRLFIALNGIQGPAERLKEIGSALRKPVRNLGLISGFAASRIRSALGATPTLDVALHERLATHKRYFEKHVAELHTITERVVQHYRAEIVERQQELERLAGMAIELFATGCVLARTQRMIEERGIALCEREIELCDLFVVESGRRFRANRQAVQSPQDELRRAVARAVRDATGYFVTDAILEAGVSTPDTETETRPRLV from the coding sequence ATGCCTTCGTTCGTTCGCGGAATATTTGCCGGCGCTCTGCACGACGAGTTGCTTTTTCCCTATCCGCCACCGCTCGAGCGACGCGACCCTGGAGAAGCGCGCGTCGTTCGTCGCCTCATCGACGATTTGCGCGGGATGCAGCGCTCTGGACTCATCGACTCCGCACGCTTCGATGAAGAGGAGACCATTGGTGAGGATGTCGTGCGGGCGCTCGCGCGCACGGGCTTCCTTGGACTGACGATTTCCAAGGAGTACGGGGGTCTCGGACTGTCGAGCACAGGGTACGCTCGCGTCTTCGGTGAGCTGTCTCGCACCGATGCCTCACTCGCAGTCCTCGTCGGCGTGCACTGCGGGCTCGGGTCCAAGGCAATTGTACTTTTTGGAAACCCAGAACAAAAGGCGCGATACCTCCCAATGCTCGCGCGGGGTGAGACGTTGGCTGCGTACGCGCTCACAGAGCCGGATACGGGGTCCGATGCGCAGCATATCAAAACAGCGGCTCGACTGACCGACGATGGATCGCATTGGACGTTGAATGGCCGCAAGCTCTGGATCGGCAATGGTCATCGGGCAGGCGTGATCGTCACCTTCGCGCAAACCGAAGTCGAGCGCGGTGGGAAGGTCGTCTCGCGTCCGACCGCATTCATCATTCGCCCCGACATGCCCGGATTTCATGTCGAGCGCATCATTCGCAAAATGGGAATACGCGGCTCCACGCAGGCGGAGCTCGTCTACGGCGATCTGCGCGTCCCAACCGATCACGTGCTTGGCGTCGTGGGGAAAGGCTTTGGCGTCGCCGTTCACGTGCTGAATGGCGGACGGCTTTCGCTTGCTGCCGGCTGCACCGCAGGCACGAAGCAGGTTGCGATCGAGATGGCGAGCTTTGCCGAGAATCGCGTGCAATTCGGTCGGCCGATCGCCGATTTCGAGATCACGCAACGCAAACTCGCACGCATCGCGTCCGACATCTACGCGGCGGACGCGATGCTCGGCATCCTTACTCAGCTCGCATCCGCGAAACCTGGATCGGAAGCAGACGACTGGTCGCTGGAGGCTGCCTGCTGCAAAGTCTTCACGAGCGACATGATCTGGCGCTCGGCCGACGATCTCGTGCAGATCGCAGGCGGTCGTGGATTCGTGAAGCCCTATCCGTACGAGCGCTGGCTCCGCGACTCCCGCATCAATCGCATATTCGAAGGCACGAACGAAATTCTACGATTGTTCATCGCGCTGAATGGCATTCAGGGCCCGGCAGAGCGATTGAAGGAGATCGGGTCGGCGCTCCGCAAGCCTGTGCGGAATCTCGGTCTCATCAGTGGTTTTGCCGCATCACGAATCCGGAGCGCGCTCGGCGCAACGCCGACGCTCGATGTTGCGCTGCACGAGCGGCTCGCGACGCACAAGCGGTACTTCGAGAAGCACGTCGCCGAGCTGCACACGATCACCGAGCGCGTCGTTCAGCACTATCGCGCCGAGATCGTCGAGCGCCAACAGGAATTGGAGCGCCTCGCCGGCATGGCAATCGAGCTCTTCGCCACCGGATGCGTGCTCGCACGGACGCAACGCATGATCGAGGAGCGAGGCATCGCCCTGTGCGAGCGGGAGATCGAGTTGTGCGATCTCTTCGTGGTTGAGTCCGGACGTCGCTTTCGGGCAAACCGGCAGGCCGTGCAGTCGCCTCAGGACGAGCTACGACGCGCCGTTGCACGCGCGGTGCGTGACGCCACTGGCTATTTCGTGACGGACGCGATTCTCGAGGCCGGCGTCAGCACACCCGACACCGAAACGGAGACGAGACCTCGACTCGTTTGA